The following coding sequences lie in one Flavobacterium cyclinae genomic window:
- a CDS encoding KTSC domain-containing protein — MNPKKIAEYRKLLNVTKTATLKELKTIYRNSMKEDHPDTIADPVERLAAEERSKNIIEAYHFLVSIAPETQEKNKEVYQRITSTVNIQDFYMDNGVLYISFLDGSNYEYFSVPKVTYIKMVNAESPSRFARRHIYNEFLYRSASKLVAE; from the coding sequence ATGAATCCAAAAAAAATTGCTGAGTACAGAAAATTACTCAATGTTACTAAGACAGCTACGCTGAAAGAATTAAAAACCATTTACAGAAATAGCATGAAGGAAGATCATCCTGATACTATTGCTGACCCAGTGGAGCGTTTAGCTGCTGAGGAAAGAAGTAAGAATATTATTGAGGCATATCATTTTTTGGTTAGTATTGCTCCTGAAACCCAAGAGAAAAATAAAGAAGTTTACCAAAGAATTACTTCAACAGTAAACATTCAGGATTTTTATATGGATAATGGAGTGTTGTACATTTCATTTTTAGATGGAAGTAATTACGAATATTTCAGCGTTCCAAAAGTAACTTACATTAAAATGGTAAATGCAGAATCGCCTAGTCGTTTTGCGAGAAGACACATTTACAATGAGTTTTTATATAGAAGCGCTTCAAAATTAGTTGCGGAATAA
- a CDS encoding rhodanese-like domain-containing protein — translation MGILDFLGLGSKTNDVQEYVKKGAIILDVRTPEEFREGHIKGSKNIALQVLSGNIETIKKWNKPIIACCRSGMRSAQATSMLQQHGIDCINGGGWNSLESKL, via the coding sequence ATGGGAATTTTAGATTTTTTAGGATTAGGAAGTAAAACAAATGATGTTCAAGAATATGTTAAAAAAGGCGCTATTATCTTAGACGTAAGAACGCCAGAAGAATTTAGAGAAGGGCACATCAAAGGTTCAAAGAATATTGCTTTACAAGTTTTAAGCGGAAATATTGAAACCATCAAAAAATGGAACAAACCAATTATCGCTTGTTGCCGTTCAGGAATGCGAAGTGCGCAAGCTACTTCCATGCTACAACAACACGGAATTGATTGTATCAACGGTGGTGGTTGGAACAGTTTAGAAAGTAAATTATAA
- a CDS encoding GNAT family N-acetyltransferase — protein MNSIHFKIFNSVKDLPVLWDVVAQSNVFLQTPYLSVLERSAPVNMECFYIGIFENSELIGVSLAQYLDLNKLESFGERDKCFKTAIRNFIFKNFASHTLFLGNNMITGQNGYVFSKEIDFKHISEILLQSADEITLYFKKKGISIHLVSFKDFYDHCSVELKKYHFSNVYEFNTQPNMIFYLDENWKSIEDYVAVLSKKYRDQFKRARKKFDSIQVKNLSYEEVHQNEEKIYDLYHYVAKNAPFNTFFLSQNHFSTLKGQCGNRFQIFGYFLNEELVGFHTLLLNDETLETYFLGYNDHIQKENMLYLNMLYNMTEFGIQNGFKRIIFGRTALEIKSSIGATPVQMSGFIFHNNKLINRFIGKIFRSLEPELHWQQRHPFK, from the coding sequence TTGAACAGTATTCATTTTAAAATATTCAATTCGGTTAAAGATTTACCAGTGCTTTGGGATGTAGTAGCTCAGAGTAATGTATTTCTTCAAACTCCTTATCTATCTGTATTGGAACGTTCAGCTCCAGTGAATATGGAATGTTTTTACATTGGTATTTTTGAAAATTCAGAACTTATTGGAGTTTCTTTAGCACAATATTTAGATTTGAATAAACTAGAGTCGTTTGGTGAACGTGACAAATGTTTTAAAACTGCGATTCGTAATTTTATCTTCAAAAATTTTGCTTCTCATACCTTGTTTTTAGGAAATAATATGATTACTGGGCAAAATGGTTACGTTTTTTCAAAGGAAATCGATTTTAAACATATCAGTGAAATTCTTTTGCAAAGTGCTGATGAAATAACATTGTATTTTAAGAAAAAAGGGATTTCAATTCACTTAGTTTCTTTTAAAGATTTTTATGACCATTGTTCGGTAGAATTGAAAAAATATCATTTTTCAAATGTTTACGAATTCAATACGCAACCGAACATGATTTTCTATTTGGATGAAAATTGGAAATCCATAGAAGATTATGTTGCAGTACTTTCCAAAAAATATCGCGATCAATTTAAAAGAGCTCGTAAAAAGTTTGACAGTATTCAAGTCAAAAACCTTTCTTACGAAGAAGTACATCAAAATGAAGAAAAGATTTACGATTTGTATCATTATGTGGCAAAAAATGCTCCTTTTAATACGTTTTTCTTATCTCAAAATCATTTTTCTACACTAAAAGGACAATGTGGAAATCGATTTCAGATTTTTGGTTATTTTTTGAATGAGGAATTAGTTGGATTTCATACGTTACTTTTGAATGATGAAACTCTTGAAACCTATTTCTTAGGTTACAATGATCACATTCAAAAAGAAAACATGTTGTATTTGAATATGTTATACAATATGACGGAATTTGGAATTCAAAACGGATTTAAACGAATCATTTTTGGTAGAACGGCTCTTGAAATTAAAAGTTCTATTGGCGCTACACCAGTTCAAATGTCGGGATTTATCTTTCACAATAATAAATTGATAAACCGATTTATTGGTAAAATCTTCAGAAGTTTAGAGCCAGAGTTACATTGGCAACAACGTCATCCTTTTAAATAA
- the nadA gene encoding quinolinate synthase NadA, with translation MKTTSDLKEKILELKKRKNAVILAHYYQEETVQEIADFVGDSLELSRKASQVDADIIVFAGVYFMAETAKIVNPNKKVIVPDVKAGCSLADGCPPDAFKAFLKNYPNHTVVTYINCTAEVKTLTDIVCTSSNAKKVIASIPEDQPIVFAPDKNLGKYLISETGRDMVLWEGSCIVHEAFSLEKLIDLYKKHPTATIIAHPESETHILKVAHYIGSTSGMLNHVKNSSNDTFIVATEAGILHQMQLDNPTKTLIPAPSKEDNTCACSECAFMKVNTLEKLYQCLQDEHPEVHLDNEIIEKALLPIQRMLALN, from the coding sequence ATGAAAACAACTTCGGATTTAAAAGAGAAAATTCTTGAATTGAAAAAAAGAAAAAATGCGGTTATTTTGGCGCATTATTATCAAGAAGAAACCGTTCAAGAAATTGCTGATTTTGTAGGTGATAGTTTAGAATTATCGAGAAAAGCATCGCAAGTTGATGCCGATATTATCGTTTTTGCTGGCGTTTATTTTATGGCAGAAACGGCTAAAATTGTGAATCCCAATAAAAAAGTAATCGTTCCCGATGTTAAAGCAGGTTGTTCCCTTGCCGATGGTTGTCCGCCAGATGCATTCAAAGCTTTTCTAAAAAATTATCCGAATCATACCGTTGTAACTTACATAAATTGCACAGCCGAAGTTAAAACCTTAACAGATATAGTTTGTACTTCTTCCAATGCTAAAAAAGTAATCGCATCTATTCCTGAAGACCAACCTATTGTTTTTGCTCCAGATAAAAACTTAGGCAAATACTTAATTTCAGAAACTGGTCGCGATATGGTTTTATGGGAAGGTTCTTGTATTGTTCACGAAGCATTTTCATTAGAAAAATTAATCGATTTATATAAAAAACATCCCACCGCTACTATCATTGCACATCCAGAATCGGAAACGCATATTTTGAAGGTAGCGCATTACATAGGTTCGACATCTGGCATGTTGAATCATGTAAAAAACAGTTCAAACGACACTTTCATCGTAGCCACAGAAGCGGGAATTTTACATCAAATGCAATTGGATAATCCGACCAAAACATTAATTCCAGCGCCTTCAAAAGAAGACAATACTTGTGCGTGCAGTGAGTGTGCGTTTATGAAAGTCAACACCTTAGAAAAACTCTATCAATGTTTACAAGATGAACATCCGGAAGTACATTTGGACAACGAAATCATCGAAAAAGCTTTACTTCCTATTCAAAGAATGTTAGCGCTAAACTAA
- the nadB gene encoding L-aspartate oxidase codes for MQNLETDILIVGTGLAGLSLAKYLSEQNPNLQIILLSKTSIDECNTYYAQGGIAVVHDFIKDSYQQHIQDTLLAGKGICDKKVVEHVITEAPTRLQELIQWGVELDKNNSGELDLGLEGGHSQNRIVHYKDKTGLEIETKLIQVVQNLRNVTIKTSFFATDLLLDNQKCIGIIGFDEKSEVTSIVAKATVLATGGSGQVFGVTSNPFVSTGDGVAMAYRAGAKLEKMKYIQFHPTALYEPNKSQAFLITEAIRGFGAHILNQKMERFVFQYHPDGELATRDIVSKTISDQMKKEHSQHVWLDVRHLPIATFKTKFPKVYNYCFENGIDVAKDLIPITPAAHYQCGGIVVDEMGATSIKQLFAIGECSHTGLHGANRLASNSLLEAIVYAHDLANHLISSIDAIKLNKSEITPIRYKNIHHDQILQFKNQLQHFMKYDALYTSGKNTEKVYEMVTEMSKRFKMKFKNYNSHPFLCETYNLIQTAEIILKDCLPKRYRVKSVKKEKTIS; via the coding sequence ATGCAAAATTTAGAAACCGATATACTCATAGTAGGAACAGGATTAGCGGGATTATCACTAGCAAAATATCTCAGCGAGCAAAATCCGAACTTACAAATTATTTTACTTAGCAAAACCTCTATAGACGAGTGCAATACCTATTATGCTCAAGGCGGAATTGCCGTAGTACACGATTTTATCAAAGATAGTTATCAACAACACATTCAAGACACTTTACTTGCTGGAAAAGGCATTTGCGATAAAAAAGTAGTCGAACACGTCATTACAGAAGCACCTACCCGATTGCAAGAATTGATTCAATGGGGAGTGGAATTGGACAAGAATAATTCAGGTGAACTGGATTTAGGGTTAGAAGGCGGTCATTCTCAAAATCGTATTGTACATTACAAAGACAAAACAGGATTAGAAATTGAAACCAAGTTGATTCAAGTTGTTCAAAATTTACGGAATGTCACCATCAAAACTTCCTTTTTTGCAACTGATTTATTATTAGACAATCAAAAATGCATCGGAATCATTGGATTTGATGAAAAAAGCGAAGTGACATCCATCGTAGCAAAAGCAACCGTTTTAGCAACTGGTGGTTCGGGACAAGTGTTTGGCGTGACTTCTAATCCGTTTGTTTCAACTGGGGATGGTGTGGCGATGGCGTATCGAGCGGGTGCTAAATTGGAAAAAATGAAATACATTCAATTTCATCCCACAGCACTTTACGAACCTAATAAAAGCCAAGCTTTCTTAATTACCGAAGCGATTAGAGGATTTGGAGCTCATATTTTGAATCAAAAAATGGAACGTTTTGTTTTTCAATACCATCCTGATGGCGAATTAGCAACTCGAGATATCGTTTCGAAAACCATTTCGGATCAAATGAAAAAAGAACATTCGCAACACGTTTGGCTCGATGTTAGACATTTACCGATAGCTACATTTAAAACAAAATTTCCAAAGGTTTACAACTATTGTTTCGAAAATGGAATTGATGTTGCTAAAGATTTAATTCCGATAACTCCAGCAGCGCATTATCAATGTGGTGGTATTGTGGTGGATGAAATGGGTGCTACTTCTATCAAACAATTGTTTGCCATAGGAGAATGTTCGCACACCGGACTTCATGGCGCCAATCGATTGGCTTCGAATTCATTATTAGAAGCGATTGTTTATGCGCATGATTTAGCAAATCATCTGATTTCATCAATAGATGCAATTAAATTGAATAAGTCTGAAATTACGCCAATTCGCTATAAAAACATTCATCACGACCAAATTTTGCAATTCAAAAACCAACTGCAACATTTCATGAAATACGATGCTTTGTACACTTCGGGAAAAAATACTGAAAAAGTATATGAAATGGTTACCGAAATGAGCAAACGCTTCAAAATGAAGTTCAAAAATTATAATTCGCATCCGTTTTTATGCGAAACTTATAATTTGATTCAAACCGCAGAAATCATTTTAAAAGATTGTTTACCAAAAAGATACCGAGTAAAATCGGTTAAAAAAGAAAAAACTATTTCGTAA
- a CDS encoding anaerobic ribonucleoside-triphosphate reductase activating protein: protein MNTNNEPTLENVNLDFLNKKAIHSFTPFTLLDYPDKSACIFWFAGCNMKCDYCYNPEIVFGKGSFYFSEIISFLKSRRNLLDAVVLSGGECLIHKDIIPFIKLVKSLGFLIKVDTNGSQPKVLEKLIEEKLIDYVALDFKGPKEKFYAITKSNFYTQFLSCLELLQASSIPFEVRTTYHSSLLNSEDIAAMQNVLLVLGYDKDYYIQNFRNYQNTIAPLPDSQSISEKDIHQNMTKIIFR from the coding sequence GTGAACACAAACAACGAACCCACTTTAGAGAATGTAAATCTTGATTTTCTAAACAAAAAAGCCATTCATAGCTTTACACCCTTCACTCTACTAGATTATCCCGATAAATCGGCTTGTATCTTTTGGTTTGCAGGGTGTAACATGAAATGTGATTATTGTTACAATCCCGAAATAGTTTTCGGAAAAGGCTCTTTTTACTTTTCCGAAATCATTTCGTTTTTAAAATCCAGAAGAAATTTGTTGGATGCCGTAGTTCTTAGCGGTGGCGAATGCTTGATACATAAAGACATAATTCCATTCATCAAATTAGTAAAAAGTTTAGGGTTTTTAATCAAAGTAGATACGAATGGAAGTCAGCCCAAAGTACTAGAAAAACTAATAGAAGAAAAGCTAATCGATTATGTGGCTTTAGATTTTAAAGGTCCGAAAGAGAAATTCTATGCAATTACTAAATCTAATTTTTATACTCAATTTCTAAGTTGTTTGGAATTGCTTCAAGCGAGTTCCATTCCATTTGAAGTCCGAACTACTTATCATTCTTCTTTATTGAATTCAGAAGATATTGCAGCAATGCAAAACGTTTTATTGGTATTAGGTTACGATAAAGACTATTACATTCAAAATTTTAGAAATTATCAAAACACGATTGCACCACTACCCGATTCGCAATCAATTTCGGAAAAGGATATCCATCAGAATATGACTAAAATCATATTTCGATGA
- a CDS encoding DUF1761 domain-containing protein — translation MEMNYLAVLVAALSSFVVGFVWYNPKVFGTIWMNEIGMTEEKAKQGNMAKIFGLTFVFAFMLAFMMPTLVIHQIGALQLAGGNEKDEAFLAYMQVHGHMFRSFGHGALHGFFASLFIVVPTIATNCLFEQKSFKYAAITSGYWILVMTLMGAIICGWK, via the coding sequence ATGGAAATGAATTATTTAGCTGTTTTAGTGGCCGCTTTGTCAAGTTTTGTTGTCGGCTTTGTCTGGTACAATCCCAAAGTTTTTGGAACCATTTGGATGAATGAAATCGGGATGACCGAAGAAAAAGCGAAACAAGGCAACATGGCAAAAATTTTTGGATTAACTTTTGTGTTTGCATTTATGTTAGCTTTTATGATGCCAACATTGGTAATCCATCAAATAGGCGCTTTGCAATTAGCTGGTGGTAACGAAAAAGACGAAGCTTTTTTAGCTTACATGCAAGTTCATGGTCACATGTTCAGAAGTTTTGGCCACGGGGCATTACATGGTTTTTTTGCTTCTTTATTTATTGTAGTTCCTACAATTGCTACTAACTGCTTATTTGAGCAAAAATCATTTAAGTATGCAGCAATTACCTCTGGTTATTGGATTCTTGTTATGACATTAATGGGAGCTATAATTTGTGGATGGAAATAA
- the nrdD gene encoding anaerobic ribonucleoside-triphosphate reductase yields the protein MQTQTTEALLQHNEKRTKCLVYTRVMGYHRPVESFNIGKKGEHKQRTHFRECKS from the coding sequence ATGCAAACACAAACCACTGAAGCCTTGCTTCAACACAATGAAAAAAGAACCAAATGTTTGGTGTATACACGAGTAATGGGCTATCACAGACCCGTAGAAAGTTTTAATATTGGAAAAAAAGGTGAACACAAACAACGAACCCACTTTAGAGAATGTAAATCTTGA
- a CDS encoding c-type cytochrome — MLNLFAHPKRIFLLLFVCFLTFSIWIYAIPLFSPTPYSEKELHLVAEGRLVWQKYNCHTCHQLYGLGGYLGPDLTNVYSRTANNEAYIKGIIKSGVKQMPAFEISDDEMKALLHFLKNVDATGTSNPQDYQPEIIGTFSLEKK, encoded by the coding sequence ATGCTGAATCTATTTGCTCATCCAAAACGCATTTTTTTGTTGCTTTTCGTTTGTTTTCTAACGTTTAGCATTTGGATTTATGCCATTCCGCTTTTTAGCCCAACGCCCTATTCTGAAAAAGAACTTCATTTAGTAGCTGAAGGTCGATTGGTTTGGCAAAAATACAATTGCCATACGTGTCATCAATTGTATGGCTTAGGCGGTTATTTGGGTCCGGATTTAACGAATGTGTATTCCAGAACTGCCAACAACGAAGCGTATATCAAAGGCATTATAAAATCGGGAGTAAAACAAATGCCTGCTTTTGAAATTTCGGATGACGAAATGAAAGCGCTTTTACACTTTTTAAAAAATGTAGATGCCACCGGAACATCGAATCCGCAAGATTACCAACCTGAAATAATAGGAACTTTTAGTTTAGAAAAGAAATGA
- a CDS encoding RrF2 family transcriptional regulator, whose product MFSKTCEYAIRATIYIASESSAGKRCGIRDIARKIESPEPFTAKILQRLVKADIIKSIKGNGGGFEIEKVQLKHIKLEQLVKAIDGNDLFDRCSLGLHDCSDKQPCPFHHKYKPLRENLKKTLKETSLLDLISEFNTGETFLKL is encoded by the coding sequence ATGTTTTCAAAAACCTGTGAATATGCCATACGAGCTACCATTTACATTGCCTCAGAATCCTCTGCGGGCAAGCGTTGCGGTATTCGAGACATTGCCAGAAAAATTGAATCACCAGAACCTTTTACAGCTAAGATTTTACAACGTTTGGTAAAAGCCGACATCATAAAATCGATTAAAGGAAATGGCGGTGGATTTGAAATCGAAAAGGTACAATTGAAACACATCAAATTAGAACAGCTCGTAAAAGCTATCGACGGAAATGACTTATTTGACCGATGCAGTTTAGGACTTCATGATTGTTCCGACAAACAACCGTGTCCTTTTCATCATAAGTACAAACCATTACGTGAAAACTTGAAGAAAACGCTGAAAGAAACCTCTCTTTTGGATTTAATTAGTGAATTCAACACCGGAGAAACTTTCCTTAAGCTTTAA
- a CDS encoding aromatic amino acid hydroxylase, with amino-acid sequence METHFESNPLIDRLPKHLKQFIKPQVYEDYTPINQAVWRYVMRKNVDYLSKVAHSSYLDGLQKTGIEVDNIPSMYGMNRILKEIGWAAVAVDGFIPPNAFMEFQAYNVLVIACDIRQLEHIEYTPAPDIIHEGAGHAPIIANPEYAEYLRRFGEIGCKAISSARDYELYEAIRLLSILKEAEDTPEEEIKKAEEQVDFLQNNMGELSEMSRIRNLHWWTVEYGLIGTVDNPKIYGAGLLSSIGESTWCMTDNVKKIPYDISAADISFDITKPQPQLYVTPDFAHLSSVLEEFANKMALRTGGLSGIQKLINSKALGTIELSTGLQISGVFTNVIEDEGKPVYVQTTGKTALSYREKELVGHGTEYHAEGFGSPIGKLKGINLAIEEMSPRDLRAYDIYEGEQVTLEFEGNIKVVGEIVTGTRNLQGEILLIKFKNCTVTHNDTVLFQPEWGIYDMAVGKKVISAFSGPADVNSFDMINHVPSSQTIKQKKSAEREELERLYLSVRNIREGKPAATTLKEAFASVSAGHPNDWLLSVEIAELAKKEGNSDLVDKVLNHLEKVKNNRPEIVHLVDNGLELIFEKANV; translated from the coding sequence ATGGAAACGCATTTTGAAAGTAATCCACTGATTGACAGATTACCAAAACATTTAAAACAATTCATTAAGCCGCAAGTTTATGAAGATTACACACCAATAAATCAAGCGGTTTGGCGCTATGTTATGCGTAAAAATGTAGATTATCTTTCAAAAGTAGCTCATAGTTCTTATTTAGATGGTTTACAAAAAACAGGAATTGAAGTTGATAACATTCCTAGCATGTATGGCATGAACCGAATTTTAAAAGAAATCGGTTGGGCTGCTGTGGCTGTTGACGGATTCATTCCGCCTAATGCCTTTATGGAATTTCAAGCGTATAATGTATTAGTTATTGCTTGCGATATTCGCCAATTAGAACACATCGAATACACTCCAGCTCCAGATATTATTCACGAAGGTGCTGGTCACGCTCCTATTATTGCGAATCCAGAATATGCTGAATATTTAAGACGTTTTGGTGAAATTGGTTGTAAAGCGATTTCATCGGCACGAGATTATGAATTGTATGAAGCGATACGTTTGCTTTCAATTTTAAAAGAAGCAGAAGATACTCCAGAAGAAGAAATCAAAAAAGCGGAAGAGCAAGTGGATTTCTTGCAAAATAATATGGGTGAACTATCGGAAATGTCTCGTATTCGAAATTTACATTGGTGGACAGTAGAATACGGCTTAATTGGAACGGTTGACAATCCAAAAATTTATGGTGCTGGATTACTTTCTTCGATTGGAGAAAGTACTTGGTGTATGACCGATAATGTGAAGAAAATTCCATACGATATTTCAGCAGCCGATATAAGTTTTGATATTACAAAACCGCAACCTCAACTTTATGTAACTCCAGATTTCGCTCATTTGAGTTCGGTTTTAGAAGAATTTGCAAATAAAATGGCATTAAGAACTGGTGGATTATCGGGCATTCAAAAACTAATAAATTCTAAAGCTTTAGGAACAATTGAATTAAGTACAGGACTTCAAATTTCAGGCGTTTTCACAAATGTTATTGAAGATGAAGGAAAACCAGTTTATGTTCAAACTACTGGAAAAACAGCTCTTTCCTACAGAGAAAAAGAATTAGTAGGGCACGGAACAGAATATCATGCTGAAGGCTTTGGTTCACCAATTGGAAAACTAAAAGGCATCAACTTAGCCATTGAAGAAATGAGTCCGAGAGATTTGCGTGCATATGATATTTACGAAGGCGAGCAAGTGACTTTAGAGTTTGAAGGAAATATTAAAGTTGTAGGTGAAATTGTTACAGGAACTCGCAATTTACAAGGCGAAATCTTATTGATTAAATTCAAAAATTGTACGGTTACTCACAACGACACAGTTCTTTTTCAACCAGAATGGGGCATTTACGACATGGCAGTTGGTAAAAAAGTAATTTCTGCTTTTTCTGGTCCAGCTGATGTGAATAGTTTTGACATGATTAATCACGTTCCGTCTTCACAAACGATTAAACAGAAGAAATCGGCAGAGAGAGAAGAATTAGAAAGACTATATTTAAGTGTTCGTAATATTAGAGAAGGTAAACCTGCTGCTACTACTTTAAAAGAAGCATTTGCTTCGGTTTCTGCGGGACATCCAAATGATTGGTTATTATCGGTAGAGATTGCAGAATTAGCAAAAAAAGAAGGAAATTCTGATTTAGTAGATAAAGTTCTAAATCATTTAGAGAAAGTGAAAAATAATCGCCCAGAAATTGTGCATTTAGTGGATAACGGATTGGAATTAATTTTTGAGAAAGCTAACGTTTAA
- a CDS encoding ribonucleoside triphosphate reductase: MDKFVIKRNGTYLPFEPFKIEEAITKAFASVSETLNPKVIETVFQLLSHEDTWAVEDIQDKIEKTLYEYGHYEVMRSFMLFRHTRKLQREHVLGLNDDTTYVDSTQTIEEYTNQTDWRINANANTSYSNAGLVNNVAGKIIANYWLDKVYSKEEGYAHRNGDIHIHDLDCLTGYCAGWSLRVLLNEGFNGVRGRVESRPPNHFREALGQMANFLGILQSEWAGAQAFSSFDTYLAPYVFKDNLSYDDVLKAIRSFVYNLNVPARWGQSPFTNITLDWVVPDDLKEQIPTRNEQHLFKGITSEDFIQRAKERGVSDVTEMRYEHFQKEMNLINKAYYTVMTEGDAHGQPFTFPIPTVNITEEFDWYGENTDILFENTAKIGSSYFQNFIGSQYTYDENGNKVENPNAYKPNAVRSMCCRLQLDLRELLKRGNGLFGSAEMTGSIGVVTINMARLGYLNKGNKVKLYSDLDRLLEISKATLEKKRLFIQEMYDRGLFPYTKRYLPHFRNHFSTIGVNGINEMIQNFTDGKEDIVSDYGMAFATEILEHIRTTMRAYQEETGNLYNLEATPAEGTTYRFAKEDKKRYSNIIQAGEGENIYYTNSSQLPVDYTEDPFEALLLQDNLQCQYTGGTVLHLYMNEKLSSVEACRNFIKKVITNFKLPYITVTPVFSVCPKHGYLNGEHEYCPKCDEELLATLKTTSYANTNH; the protein is encoded by the coding sequence ATGGACAAATTTGTAATCAAACGAAATGGCACGTATTTACCATTTGAACCTTTCAAAATAGAAGAAGCCATTACAAAAGCTTTTGCTAGTGTAAGCGAAACTTTAAATCCAAAAGTAATTGAAACCGTATTCCAATTGTTATCACACGAAGACACTTGGGCAGTTGAAGATATACAAGATAAGATTGAAAAAACGCTTTATGAATATGGTCATTATGAAGTGATGCGTTCTTTCATGTTGTTCCGTCATACTAGAAAACTGCAACGCGAACACGTTTTAGGATTAAATGACGATACCACTTATGTCGACAGCACCCAAACCATCGAAGAATATACCAACCAAACCGATTGGCGCATCAATGCAAACGCTAATACTTCATATTCAAATGCAGGTTTAGTGAATAATGTCGCAGGAAAAATTATTGCGAATTATTGGTTAGACAAAGTCTATTCGAAAGAAGAAGGCTATGCACACCGTAATGGCGATATTCACATTCACGATTTAGATTGCTTAACGGGTTATTGTGCGGGTTGGAGTTTACGGGTTTTATTAAATGAAGGTTTTAACGGTGTTCGAGGTCGAGTGGAAAGTCGTCCTCCTAATCATTTCAGAGAAGCATTAGGACAAATGGCTAATTTCCTAGGAATTTTACAAAGCGAATGGGCCGGAGCTCAAGCGTTTAGTTCGTTTGATACTTATTTGGCTCCTTATGTTTTCAAAGATAATTTATCATATGATGATGTTTTAAAAGCGATTCGAAGTTTCGTCTACAATTTGAATGTTCCAGCTCGTTGGGGACAATCGCCGTTTACGAATATTACTTTAGATTGGGTAGTTCCTGACGACTTAAAAGAGCAAATCCCAACACGAAACGAACAGCATCTTTTCAAGGGAATTACATCTGAAGATTTTATACAAAGAGCCAAAGAAAGAGGCGTTTCAGATGTAACCGAAATGCGTTACGAACATTTTCAAAAAGAAATGAATCTCATCAACAAAGCCTATTATACGGTTATGACCGAAGGCGATGCGCATGGACAGCCGTTCACCTTCCCTATTCCAACGGTTAATATTACTGAAGAATTTGATTGGTACGGAGAAAACACCGATATTCTTTTCGAAAATACAGCAAAAATTGGTTCGTCTTATTTCCAAAATTTCATTGGAAGTCAATATACGTATGATGAAAATGGCAATAAAGTTGAAAATCCAAATGCCTACAAACCCAATGCCGTTAGAAGCATGTGCTGCCGCTTACAACTCGATTTACGCGAATTATTAAAAAGAGGTAACGGTTTATTCGGTAGTGCAGAAATGACAGGAAGTATCGGTGTCGTAACTATCAATATGGCGCGATTGGGTTATTTGAACAAAGGCAATAAAGTGAAATTATATTCCGATTTAGATCGTTTGTTAGAAATTTCAAAAGCAACCTTAGAGAAAAAACGCCTTTTCATTCAGGAAATGTACGATAGAGGTTTATTTCCATATACCAAACGTTATTTGCCACATTTCAGAAATCACTTTTCTACAATTGGTGTGAACGGAATTAACGAAATGATTCAAAATTTCACCGATGGAAAAGAAGATATCGTTTCAGATTACGGAATGGCGTTCGCGACTGAAATTTTGGAACACATTCGAACCACAATGAGAGCTTATCAAGAAGAAACAGGTAATTTATACAACTTAGAAGCTACTCCAGCAGAAGGAACTACATATCGTTTTGCCAAAGAAGACAAGAAACGTTATTCCAATATTATTCAAGCAGGTGAAGGTGAAAACATTTATTATACGAACAGTTCACAATTACCAGTAGACTATACCGAAGATCCGTTTGAAGCTTTGCTATTACAAGACAATTTACAATGTCAGTATACAGGCGGAACTGTTCTACACTTGTACATGAATGAAAAACTAAGTTCGGTAGAAGCATGTCGCAATTTCATTAAAAAAGTGATTACGAATTTCAAATTGCCATATATCACGGTGACTCCCGTTTTCAGCGTTTGTCCGAAACATGGCTATTTGAATGGCGAACACGAGTATTGTCCGAAATGCGATGAAGAATTATTAGCAACCTTAAAAACAACATCCTATGCAAACACAAACCACTGA